The nucleotide window GATGAGCGGTTGGCACCATTCTGAATAAAAAATAGTATCTTTAAATCCTGGAGAAAAATACTCTACTTATGAAATTTAATGATTTAAAGCTTCCAAAAACCGTTTATAACTGGACTTCCATTATCGGTGCCACTATCGCACTGATCAGCCTGTTCATGATCGTTTTTCTTTTCGTGATCACTTCACTTTTCAACCAGGGGGGTTCCTATATAGGGATAGTCATTTATATCGCCTTACCTACTTTGTTGGTAATAGGATTAATCATGATCCCAATTGGGATGGTTATCAGATTTAAAATACTGGCGAAAGAAAAGGAAACAATGGCCACACCCTGGCCTTCTATCGACTTTAATGAACCCAGGCACAGGAATGCTTTTATGATATTTTCGGTGGGTTCGACTATTTTCCTTCTCCTGTCAGCTGTCGGAAGTTATGAAGCCTTTCACTATACAGAGTCGGTTGAATTCTGCGGTACATTATGCCATGCAGTTATGAAACCTGAATATGTAGCATACCAGAATTCACCGCATGCCAAAGTCGCCTGTGTAGAATGCCACGTGGGATCCGGAGCTGATTGGTATGTCAGGTCGAAGCTTGCTGGACTTTACCAGGTATATGCCGTAACCACGAACAGTTTCCCCAGACCCATTCCGGTTCCGATCAGGAACCTGCGCCCGGCCAGGGAAACCTGCGAAGAATGCCACTGGCCTGAAAAGTTCTATGCAAGGCAGCTCCGGATCCAGCGGCATTATTTGCCAGATGCTGAAAATACAGAATGGGATATCCATCTCCAGATGAAAATCGGCCCAAACCTTAGTGCACTTGGTTTGCAGGAAGGCATCCACTGGCATATAAATTCCGATGTCAGGATCGAATACATCTCGACTTCTCCCGACAGAGAGATCATTCCCTGGGTTCGTTATACTAATTTGAAAACCGGTGAGGTTTTAGAATACGAGGATCCTGAAAACGCCTTGCTTCCTGGACAAATTGACTCACTCGAAACCAGGCAGATGGATTGCATGGATTGTCATAACCGCCCTTCACATAATTATCAGACACCAATTTTTTCGATTAATACCGCTATCACGGCAGGTTTGATCCCTAAAGAACTCCCGGATGTTAAAAGCATGGCCTTGCAAGTAATGAACACAGAATATTCCACGACCGATTCTGCCATATTGGGTATTGAAAAGGGAATGAATGAATATTATTCTTCGACTTACGAAGAATTATACAAAAATAAACCCGAACTCATCCAACAAGCCATTAAAGGCATCCAGGATACTTATCAAAAAAATATATTCCCTGAAATGAAAGTTAACTGGGATGCATACCCTAATCACATCGGGCATCTTGAGTTTAACGGCTGTTTTCGTTGTCATAACGACCGACATACCACATCGTCCGGCAGGAAAATATCGCAGGACTGCAATCTTTGTCATTCCATTGTTGCACAGGGAACCCCGGGCAATATGCAGGTTATTCCCGGCATCGATCAATCGCTTGAATTCTATCACCAGGATGATCCGGATCAGGCATGGAAAGGCAATTTATGTTCCGATTGCCACCGCGATCTTTATTAGTCACAGGCATCTTCCGATACTAAATTCAGGGCGCTGTCGTTTTATATTTTATCTTTGTTCAGGATATATTTAATGAAAAAGGCCCACCATGAAAAAGATCATTTTTTCCCTCATTTGTTTTCTTCCCCTGCTTGCTTTCTCACAGGAAAAGAGCAAGATTATCGGGGAAACTACCGCCAGACGCGTCAGCGTTGGCGTTGAACTTTACCAGGATTTCTGGATGAACTGGCCTAAAGGGATGAACGTCCATGCGATCAACCAGGGCGGTGGTGGTTTTGTCATGTATAATATCCCATTCGGGGATAGCCCGGTTAGCTTCGCAATCGGGGCAGGATTGGGTTTTCATAATCTTTATAGTAATACCACTATCGAAAATATTAAGGCCGATACGATCAGTTTTACTGTTATTCCCGATTCCATCAGTTATAAAAAAAGTAAACTGGGACTGACTTACCTGGATATTCCGCTGGAACTGAGGCTGGTTACAAAAAGCAAGTTCAGGGTATCAGTGGGTGTCAAATTAGGATACCTGCTCGACGCAAAAACCAAGTTCAAAGGTGAAAACCTAGCTGGAGACCAGATCATCCAAAAAAATAAAAAGGTAGATAATGTCGACAAGTTCCGTTTTGGTCCTACTATCAGGATTGGATACAACTGGTTCCA belongs to Bacteroidales bacterium and includes:
- a CDS encoding PorT family protein; protein product: MKKIIFSLICFLPLLAFSQEKSKIIGETTARRVSVGVELYQDFWMNWPKGMNVHAINQGGGGFVMYNIPFGDSPVSFAIGAGLGFHNLYSNTTIENIKADTISFTVIPDSISYKKSKLGLTYLDIPLELRLVTKSKFRVSVGVKLGYLLDAKTKFKGENLAGDQIIQKNKKVDNVDKFRFGPTIRIGYNWFQVVGYFSVTKIFDKGLGPDLYPISVGITFMPF
- a CDS encoding NapC/NirT family cytochrome c, whose amino-acid sequence is MKFNDLKLPKTVYNWTSIIGATIALISLFMIVFLFVITSLFNQGGSYIGIVIYIALPTLLVIGLIMIPIGMVIRFKILAKEKETMATPWPSIDFNEPRHRNAFMIFSVGSTIFLLLSAVGSYEAFHYTESVEFCGTLCHAVMKPEYVAYQNSPHAKVACVECHVGSGADWYVRSKLAGLYQVYAVTTNSFPRPIPVPIRNLRPARETCEECHWPEKFYARQLRIQRHYLPDAENTEWDIHLQMKIGPNLSALGLQEGIHWHINSDVRIEYISTSPDREIIPWVRYTNLKTGEVLEYEDPENALLPGQIDSLETRQMDCMDCHNRPSHNYQTPIFSINTAITAGLIPKELPDVKSMALQVMNTEYSTTDSAILGIEKGMNEYYSSTYEELYKNKPELIQQAIKGIQDTYQKNIFPEMKVNWDAYPNHIGHLEFNGCFRCHNDRHTTSSGRKISQDCNLCHSIVAQGTPGNMQVIPGIDQSLEFYHQDDPDQAWKGNLCSDCHRDLY